The Clostridium sp. AWRP genome has a window encoding:
- a CDS encoding methyltransferase, producing the protein MNAVLTVMPIIFIRYGLLSIVNKEALKRAGLFAPVIGREKVAYWVYQISTTLILLYLLVLKIRADSEWFYIGLVIYSLGIILYGVSIINYAKPKMSGINLNGLYRVSRNPMYIAYFISFLGCVFLTQSWILLVLLICFQISAHWIILSEERWCIKEFGEVYIKYMNKVKRYI; encoded by the coding sequence ATGAACGCAGTTTTGACAGTAATGCCAATTATATTTATTAGGTATGGGCTTTTAAGTATAGTAAACAAAGAAGCACTTAAACGTGCGGGTTTATTTGCGCCAGTAATCGGAAGAGAAAAAGTAGCATATTGGGTTTATCAAATTTCAACTACCCTTATTTTACTATATTTGTTAGTACTTAAAATCAGGGCAGACTCTGAGTGGTTTTATATAGGTCTAGTAATCTATAGTTTAGGAATTATTTTATATGGGGTATCTATAATAAATTATGCTAAGCCTAAAATGAGTGGAATAAATTTAAATGGGTTATATCGAGTATCCCGAAATCCTATGTACATTGCATATTTCATTTCTTTCTTAGGATGTGTATTTCTAACTCAATCATGGATATTGCTTGTGCTATTAATATGTTTTCAAATATCAGCGCATTGGATTATTCTTTCAGAAGAAAGATGGTGTATTAAGGAATTTGGAGAAGTGTATATAAAATATATGAATAAAGTGAAACGTTACATTTAG
- a CDS encoding EFR1 family ferrodoxin (N-terminal region resembles flavodoxins. C-terminal ferrodoxin region binds two 4Fe-4S clusters.) — translation MEGDLISIPYALGKGIIKTDAKVVVIIFPVYMWGIPLIIERFIKNFEDLDDKYVYAIATHGGMPGVAINILEKVIESCKGKLSAGFTVNMPGNYVPKYGSFSEEKQKKLFDKWGEKVKVIAEYIKTNKQGKKENNNILANLLFSNLIYNHSAKNIAKMDKNFWVDKKCNKCGICQKICPVCNIDMNSGNPIWNNKCEQCLACLQWCPQEAIQYGKKTPTRKRYHNPNANISDILNQAKK, via the coding sequence ATAGAGGGTGATCTTATTTCTATTCCCTATGCACTAGGGAAGGGTATTATTAAAACTGATGCAAAAGTTGTAGTAATAATATTTCCAGTTTATATGTGGGGGATACCTCTCATTATTGAAAGATTCATTAAAAACTTTGAAGATCTTGATGATAAATACGTTTATGCAATTGCTACACATGGTGGTATGCCTGGTGTTGCAATCAACATACTTGAAAAAGTAATAGAAAGTTGTAAAGGAAAGCTTTCGGCAGGCTTTACTGTAAATATGCCTGGTAATTACGTGCCAAAATATGGATCATTTTCCGAAGAAAAACAAAAGAAATTGTTTGATAAGTGGGGTGAAAAAGTTAAAGTCATTGCTGAATATATTAAAACTAACAAGCAGGGTAAAAAGGAAAATAACAACATACTTGCAAACTTACTATTTTCAAATTTAATTTACAACCATTCAGCTAAGAATATTGCCAAAATGGATAAGAATTTTTGGGTTGATAAAAAATGTAATAAATGTGGTATATGCCAAAAGATTTGTCCTGTTTGCAATATTGATATGAATAGTGGAAATCCAATATGGAATAATAAATGTGAACAGTGTTTAGCTTGTTTGCAGTGGTGTCCTCAAGAAGCTATTCAATATGGAAAGAAAACACCAACTCGTAAAAGATATCATAACCCTAATGCCAATATTTCAGATATTTTAAATCAGGCTAAGAAATAA